Proteins encoded together in one Camelina sativa cultivar DH55 chromosome 9, Cs, whole genome shotgun sequence window:
- the LOC104710130 gene encoding sodium/hydrogen exchanger 7-like isoform X2: protein MASIPYRLMEEEAESSLSSSKEESSPVDAVLFVGMSLVLGIASRHLLRGTRVPYTVALLVIGIALGSLEYGTHHNLGKVGHGIRIWNDIDPELLLAVFLPALLFESSFSMEVHQIKRCLGQMVLLAGPGVLISTFCLGSLVKLTFPYDWDWKTSLLLGGLLSATDPVAVVALLKELGASKKLSTVIEGESLMNDGTAIVVFQLFLKMVLGHSSDWSSIIKFLVKVALGAVGIGLAFGIASVLWLRFIFNDTIIEITLTIAVSYFAYYTAQEWADASGVLTVMTLGMFYAAFARTAFKGDSQKSLHHFWEMVAYIANTLIFILSGVVIAEGILDSDKIAYQGNSWGFLFLLYFYIQLSRCVVVGVLFPLLCRVGYGLDWKEAIILVWSGLRGAVALALSLSVKQSSGNSFLSTETGTLFIFFTGGIVFLTLIVNGSTTQFVLRLLRMDGLPATKKRILEYTKYEMLNKALQAFQDLGDDEELGPADWSTVQNYISSLKDSEGELVHPHNGSKTENLDPKSLKDIRIRFLNGVQSAYWEMLDEGRISENTANILMQSVDEALDRVSTESLCDWKGLKPHVKFPSYYNFLHSKIIPRKLVTYFAVERLESACYISAAFLRAHTIAQQQLFDFLGESNIGSIVINESKREGEAAKEFLENVRSSLPQVLRVVKTKQVTHSVLNHLLDYIQNLEKIGLLEEKEIAHLHDAVQTGLKKLLRNPPMIKLPKLSDMITSHPLSVALPSAICEPLKHSKKEPMKLRGVTLYKEGSKPNGVWLIFDGIVKWKSKSLSNNHSLHPTFSHGSTLGLYEVLTGKPYMCDMITDSMVLCVFIDSEKILSILQSDSTVDDFLWQESALVLLKLLRPQIFEKVAMQELRALVSAESPKLTTYVSGESIEINYNNVGLLLEGFVKPVGIQEELIASPAALLPFNGNQSFHNSSEASGIMRVSFSQQGTQYSVETRARAIVVNIGAFGADRTLHRRPSSLTPPRSSSSDQLQRSFRKEHKGLMSWPESIYKAKKQQEINRATLSISERAMQLSIFGSMVNLYRRSASFGGIYNNKSQDNLSYKKLPLNSAQGLVSARSEGSIVTKKQLDTRKYPCQLPLQAESSTRRTRMEESSDDEEDEGIVVRIDSPSKIVFRNDL from the exons atgGCTTCGATTCCGTACAGACTTATGGAGGAGGAGGCCGAAtcgtctctttcttcttcgaaaGAAGAATCTAGCCCTGTGGACGCCGTACTCTTCGTCGGAATGTCTCTGGTGCTCGGTATAGCTTCAAGGCATTTGCTTCGAGGAACTAGGGTTCCTTACACCGTCGCTCTCCTCGTTATCGGAATCGCTCTTGGATCCCTCG AATATGGAACTCATCATAACCTTGGCAAGGTCGGCCATGGGATTCGTATTT GGAATGATATCGATCCAGAGCTTCTTTTGGCTGTGTTTCTTCCTGCTCTTCTTTTCGAGAGTTCGTTTTCAATGGAAGTTCACCAGATCAAG AGGTGTCTGGGACAGATGGTGCTACTTGCTGGCCCTGGAGTTCTCATTTCAACGTTTTGTCTTGGATCGCTTGTTAAG CTTACGTTTCCGTATGACTGGGACTGGAAAACGTCGTTGTTGCTTGGGGGACTTTTGAGTGCTACTGATcctgttgctgttgttgcttTGCTTAAAGAGCTTGGTGCTAGTAAAAAGCTAAGCACTGTTATTGAAGGGGAATCCCTGATGAATGATGG GACTGCAATTGTGGTTTTCCAGTTATTCTTGAAGATGGTTTTGGGGCATAGTTCTGACTGGAGTTCTATAATCAAATTTCTGGTTAAAGTGGCACTTGGAGC TGTAGGCATTGGTCTGGCTTTTGGCATTGCCTCAGTTCTTTGGCTCAGGTTCATATTTAATGACACCATAATAGAGATTACTCTAACGATTGCAGTGAGCTACTTCGCATATTACACT GCTCAAGAGTGGGCTGATGCTTCTGGTGTTTTGACAGTGATGACTTTGGGCAT GTTCTATGCTGCATTTGCGAGGACAGCATTTAAAGGTGACAGTCAAAAAAGTTTGCATCACTTCTG GGAAATGGTCGCGTATATTGCAAATACTTTGATTTTTATCCTAAG TGGTGTTGTCATTGCTGAAGGCATTCTCGACAGCGATAAGATTGCCTACCAAG GAAATTCATGGGGATTCCTCTTTCTACTGTACTTTTACATCCAACTATCGCGTTGCGTTGTTGTTGGAGTTTTATTTCCGTTGTTATGTCGTGTTGGCTATGGCTTGGACTGGAAAGAAGCCATTATACTCGTATGGTCTGGTTTGAGGGGTGCAGTGGCGCTCGCGCTTTCTTTATCTGTGAAA CAATCAAGCGGAAATTCATTTCTCAGCACAGAGACGGGAACATTG TTCATATTCTTCACAGGTGGAATTGTATTCCTAACTCTGATAGTTAATGGATCCACTACCCAATTTGTTCTACGCCTTCTTCGTATGGATGGTTTACCAGCCACAAAG AAACGAATATTGGAATATACAAAGTACGAAATGCTGAACAAGGCCTTGCAAGCATTTCAAGACCTAGGAGACGATGAGGAGCTAGGACCCGCTGACTGGTCTACCgttcaaaattatatttcgAGCCTAAAAGATTCAGAAGGGGAACTAGTTCATCCTCACAATGGTTCTAAAACTGAAAATCTTGACCCTAAGAGTTTAAAGGACATACGTATACGGTTCTTAAATG GTGTCCAATCAGCTTACTGGGAGATGCTTGATGAGGGCAGGATATCTGAAAATACTGCTAATATTCTGATGCAGTCAGTGGATGAGGCATTGGATCGGGTTTCTACAGAGTCTTTATGTGACTGGAAAGGTCTAAAACCGCATGTTAAGTTCCCGAGTTACTACAATTTTCTTCATTCTAAAATTATCCCACGCAAGTTGGTCACATACTTTGCTGTCGAAAGACTGGAATCTGCTTGCTACATTTCCGCTGCATTTCTTCGCGCTCATACAATTGCACAGCAGCAATTGTTTGACTTTTTAG GGGAGAGTAATATTGGTTCCATTGTAATCAATGAAAGTAAAAGGGAAGGAGAGGCTGCGAAAGAGTTCTTGGAAAATGTCCGATCTTCACTTCCGCAG gttCTCCGTgttgtgaaaacaaaacaagtaacACATTCAGTGCTGAATCATTTACTCGATTACATTCAAAACCTTGAGAAGATTGGCttgttggaagaaaaagaaatcgcTCATCTTCATGATGCTGTCCAG aCTGGCTTGAAGAAGCTTTTGAGAAACCCTCCGATgataaaacttccaaaattaAGCGACATGATCACCTCACATCCGTTATCTGTTGCTCTTCCATCTGCAATATGTGAACCTCTAAAACACTCGAAAAAAGAACCAATGAAGCTGCGTGGTGTCACGCTTTATAAAGAAGGCTCAAAGCCAAATGGAGTCTGGCTTATTTTCGATGGCATTGTTAAG TGGAAAAGCAAAAGCTTAAGCAACAATCACTCGCTGCATCCAACTTTTTCTCATGGTAGTACATTGGGACTCTACGAAGTCCTCACCGGGAAGCCATATATGTGCGACATGATTACAGATTCCATggttctttgtgtttttatcgATAGCGAAAAAATTCTCTCAATTCTACAATCAGACTCTACCGTCGATGATTTCCTTTGGCAG GAAAGTGCATTGGTTCTTCTCAAACTCTTGCGTCCTCAGATATTCGAAAAAGTGGCAATGCAAGAATTACGAGCACTTGTTTCTGCTGAAAGCCCGAAACTGACGACATATGTATCTGGAGAATCAATTGAAATCAATTATAACAACGTTGGTTTGTTATTAGAAGGATTCGTAAAACCAGTTGGTATCCAAGAAGAGCTTATAGCATCTCCCGCTGCATTACTACCTTTTAACGGGAATCAGAGCTTCCATAATTCATCTGAAGCTTCAG GTATCATGAGAGTGAGTTTCTCGCAACAAGGAACACAATACAGTGTGGAAACAAGGGCAAGAGCAATCGTCGTCAACATTGGAGCATTTGGAGCTGATAGGACTCTACATCGAAGACCATCTTCGTTAACACCACCACGTAGCTCAAGCTCTGATCAGCTTCAGAGATCATTTCGTAAAGAACACAAAGGACTCATGAGCTGGCCTGAAAGTATTTACAAAGCCAAAAAACAACAAGAGATCAACAGAGCAACATTAAGTATATCTGAACGAGCAATGCAACTCAGCATTTTTGGCAGCATG GTTAATCTGTACAGAAGGAGTGCAAGTTTCGGTGGGATATATAATAACAAGTCACAAGATAACTTATCGTACAAGAAACTTCCATTAAACTCAGCTCAAGGTCTCGTATCAGCCAGATCAGAAGGTTCAATTGTGACCAAGAAGCAGCTTGATACACGTAAGTATCCGTGTCAGCTTCCACTGCAAGCGGAAAGCAGCACAAGGCGAACAAGGATGGAAGAATCAagcgatgatgaagaagatgaagggatCGTCGTGAGAATCGACTCTCCGAGTAAAATCGTTTTCAGGAACGATCTATGA
- the LOC104710130 gene encoding sodium/hydrogen exchanger 7-like isoform X7 codes for MASIPYRLMEEEAESSLSSSKEESSPVDAVLFVGMSLVLGIASRHLLRGTRVPYTVALLVIGIALGSLEYGTHHNLGKVGHGIRIWNEIDPELLLAVFLPALLFESSFSMEVHQIKRCLGQMVLLAGPGVLISTFCLGSLVKLTFPYDWDWKTSLLLGGLLSATDPVAVVALLKELGASKKLSTVIEGESLMNDGTAIVVFQLFLKMVLGHSSDWSSIIKFLVKVALGAVGIGLAFGIASVLWLRFIFNDTIIEITLTIAVSYFAYYTAQEWADASGVLTVMTLGMFYAAFARTAFKGDSQKSLHHFWEMVAYIANTLIFILSGVVIAEGILDSDKIAYQGNSWGFLFLLYFYIQLSRCVVVGVLFPLLCRVGYGLDWKEAIILVWSGLRGAVALALSLSVKQSSGNSFLSTETGTLFIFFTGGIVFLTLIVNGSTTQFVLRLLRMDGLPATKKRILEYTKYEMLNKALQAFQDLGDDEELGPADWSTVQNYISSLKDSEGELVHPHNGSKTENLDPKSLKDIRIRFLNGVQSAYWEMLDEGRISENTANILMQSVDEALDRVSTESLCDWKGLKPHVKFPSYYNFLHSKIIPRKLVTYFAVERLESACYISAAFLRAHTIAQQQLFDFLGESNIGSIVINESKREGEAAKEFLENVRSSLPQVLRVVKTKQVTHSVLNHLLDYIQNLEKIGLLEEKEIAHLHDAVQTGLKKLLRNPPMIKLPKLSDMITSHPLSVALPSAICEPLKHSKKEPMKLRGVTLYKEGSKPNGVWLIFDGIVKWKSKSLSNNHSLHPTFSHGSTLGLYEVLTGKPYMCDMITDSMVLCVFIDSEKILSILQSDSTVDDFLWQESALVLLKLLRPQIFEKVAMQELRALVSAESPKLTTYVSGESIEINYNNVGLLLEGFVKPVGIQEELIASPAALLPFNGNQSFHNSSEASVD; via the exons atgGCTTCGATTCCGTACAGACTTATGGAGGAGGAGGCCGAAtcgtctctttcttcttcgaaaGAAGAATCTAGCCCTGTGGACGCCGTACTCTTCGTCGGAATGTCTCTGGTGCTCGGTATAGCTTCAAGGCATTTGCTTCGAGGAACTAGGGTTCCTTACACCGTCGCTCTCCTCGTTATCGGAATCGCTCTTGGATCCCTCG AATATGGAACTCATCATAACCTTGGCAAGGTCGGCCATGGGATTCGTATTT GGAATGAGATCGATCCAGAGCTTCTTTTGGCTGTGTTTCTTCCTGCTCTTCTTTTCGAGAGTTCGTTTTCAATGGAAGTTCACCAGATCAAG AGGTGTCTGGGACAGATGGTGCTACTTGCTGGCCCTGGAGTTCTCATTTCAACGTTTTGTCTTGGATCGCTTGTTAAG CTTACGTTTCCGTATGACTGGGACTGGAAAACGTCGTTGTTGCTTGGGGGACTTTTGAGTGCTACTGATcctgttgctgttgttgcttTGCTTAAAGAGCTTGGTGCTAGTAAAAAGCTAAGCACTGTTATTGAAGGGGAATCCCTGATGAATGATGG GACTGCAATTGTGGTTTTCCAGTTATTCTTGAAGATGGTTTTGGGGCATAGTTCTGACTGGAGTTCTATAATCAAATTTCTGGTTAAAGTGGCACTTGGAGC TGTAGGCATTGGTCTGGCTTTTGGCATTGCCTCAGTTCTTTGGCTCAGGTTCATATTTAATGACACCATAATAGAGATTACTCTAACGATTGCAGTGAGCTACTTCGCATATTACACT GCTCAAGAGTGGGCTGATGCTTCTGGTGTTTTGACAGTGATGACTTTGGGCAT GTTCTATGCTGCATTTGCGAGGACAGCATTTAAAGGTGACAGTCAAAAAAGTTTGCATCACTTCTG GGAAATGGTCGCGTATATTGCAAATACTTTGATTTTTATCCTAAG TGGTGTTGTCATTGCTGAAGGCATTCTCGACAGCGATAAGATTGCCTACCAAG GAAATTCATGGGGATTCCTCTTTCTACTGTACTTTTACATCCAACTATCGCGTTGCGTTGTTGTTGGAGTTTTATTTCCGTTGTTATGTCGTGTTGGCTATGGCTTGGACTGGAAAGAAGCCATTATACTCGTATGGTCTGGTTTGAGGGGTGCAGTGGCGCTCGCGCTTTCTTTATCTGTGAAA CAATCAAGCGGAAATTCATTTCTCAGCACAGAGACGGGAACATTG TTCATATTCTTCACAGGTGGAATTGTATTCCTAACTCTGATAGTTAATGGATCCACTACCCAATTTGTTCTACGCCTTCTTCGTATGGATGGTTTACCAGCCACAAAG AAACGAATATTGGAATATACAAAGTACGAAATGCTGAACAAGGCCTTGCAAGCATTTCAAGACCTAGGAGACGATGAGGAGCTAGGACCCGCTGACTGGTCTACCgttcaaaattatatttcgAGCCTAAAAGATTCAGAAGGGGAACTAGTTCATCCTCACAATGGTTCTAAAACTGAAAATCTTGACCCTAAGAGTTTAAAGGACATACGTATACGGTTCTTAAATG GTGTCCAATCAGCTTACTGGGAGATGCTTGATGAGGGCAGGATATCTGAAAATACTGCTAATATTCTGATGCAGTCAGTGGATGAGGCATTGGATCGGGTTTCTACAGAGTCTTTATGTGACTGGAAAGGTCTAAAACCGCATGTTAAGTTCCCGAGTTACTACAATTTTCTTCATTCTAAAATTATCCCACGCAAGTTGGTCACATACTTTGCTGTCGAAAGACTGGAATCTGCTTGCTACATTTCCGCTGCATTTCTTCGCGCTCATACAATTGCACAGCAGCAATTGTTTGACTTTTTAG GGGAGAGTAATATTGGTTCCATTGTAATCAATGAAAGTAAAAGGGAAGGAGAGGCTGCGAAAGAGTTCTTGGAAAATGTCCGATCTTCACTTCCGCAG gttCTCCGTgttgtgaaaacaaaacaagtaacACATTCAGTGCTGAATCATTTACTCGATTACATTCAAAACCTTGAGAAGATTGGCttgttggaagaaaaagaaatcgcTCATCTTCATGATGCTGTCCAG aCTGGCTTGAAGAAGCTTTTGAGAAACCCTCCGATgataaaacttccaaaattaAGCGACATGATCACCTCACATCCGTTATCTGTTGCTCTTCCATCTGCAATATGTGAACCTCTAAAACACTCGAAAAAAGAACCAATGAAGCTGCGTGGTGTCACGCTTTATAAAGAAGGCTCAAAGCCAAATGGAGTCTGGCTTATTTTCGATGGCATTGTTAAG TGGAAAAGCAAAAGCTTAAGCAACAATCACTCGCTGCATCCAACTTTTTCTCATGGTAGTACATTGGGACTCTACGAAGTCCTCACCGGGAAGCCATATATGTGCGACATGATTACAGATTCCATggttctttgtgtttttatcgATAGCGAAAAAATTCTCTCAATTCTACAATCAGACTCTACCGTCGATGATTTCCTTTGGCAG GAAAGTGCATTGGTTCTTCTCAAACTCTTGCGTCCTCAGATATTCGAAAAAGTGGCAATGCAAGAATTACGAGCACTTGTTTCTGCTGAAAGCCCGAAACTGACGACATATGTATCTGGAGAATCAATTGAAATCAATTATAACAACGTTGGTTTGTTATTAGAAGGATTCGTAAAACCAGTTGGTATCCAAGAAGAGCTTATAGCATCTCCCGCTGCATTACTACCTTTTAACGGGAATCAGAGCTTCCATAATTCATCTGAAGCTTCAGTTGATTAA